Within Limanda limanda chromosome 1, fLimLim1.1, whole genome shotgun sequence, the genomic segment tatttgaccGCATTGCCGACACCTCATTCCCACTCTGCTACCGTATGTGGTGTATCTCAAGctcagtgggtgtgtgtgtatgtgtgtgtgtgggtgtgtgcctGGATACAGTGTTTGGACTCCCCAGTTTGTGTTAAACTGGGTGTAATCAGATGAAGAGCTTATCTAACCTGGTTGCAGGCAGAtctgtctgagagcagctcagGCTCACTCTTTGCTTTGGTTTAACCTGACCTGTATTGACACAGAGGTGGAGCTTTGCCACGTTGCGAAACGCGGAgaatatttcaaaatgtatttttcttgccGTCCAAACATTGTGGCCCTATCTGACCAAACCTTACCCAGATGGAGGGCTTGATAACTTCACAGCAAATGTTTAAAGAAGCTGTGATGTCACTCAGACGTTTGATTCCTGAACGGAGCTTACACATCACCTGATGAAAAGGAGTGTCTGTTCCGAAGGTGAATCATCTGTAGCTCTGAAGCATTTTCACAAGACGTCATCCCACACAAAGGCTGTTATTCAATTGTCTCGTGAAAAAGTGTAGTTTCTGTTTGCCAGCAGTGTGGCGGAGATACTAATGAaactctccatccctctctttctctcagcttCCCATAAATGCCCTCACCATATAGACTGTGCCAAAGAGGGACGCCACCTCTGCAAGCCGGGCTCCTCCCGCTGTGGCCCCTGCCTCTCCGCGCTGCAGGAGAACGAGGAGGGAAGCtgtgtggagaagaggaggcacCATCAGCATGGTAAGAGGAGacactgcacacagacacacactcgcgtGACGCTGCAGGCGCTCCATAGACAAACACACGCTGAAGAAGAGAGGTTCAGAGAAGGCCACTATTCCCAGATCTCCTGTTTATAACACAAACAACTCTATAGGTTGAGGTCATTTTACGTGAGATAAATTATAAAGGATGCAGGAGCAAAAGAGACCTGGGGGGGGCCTGAGTTCGATCCAAACCGAACTCAAGAAACACATGAGACCAAACCACAGTATTCCAACTTCAACGTTGTGTGTTTGCCGAATGAAACTTTCCTGACTTCACCCTCAGTTCCCGTGAAATCAATTGGATGATGTTTACATGAGAGCTGgaacatctgcttctctctggtCGTAACTAAGTGCACGTACACATGtcagtctttctctctttgtgtttttacatcttACCTCCTCCTTGTCACAGTCTCTTTTCCCTCTGTTGATCTCTGTATCTCTTTTCCgttccaccctctctctctcaattgCTTATCGATTCTGCAtgtgctctcctcctcctccaactcctcctcgtcctcctatCAATTTGAGCTTCATGTCTTTCTTCCCGCTCCCTgtcagtctgtcatatatatatatatatatatatttctgtcttttgtctgtccatctgtcttttCTATCTACATCCTGTGTCCTCTCCATCCATATCTCTGAGAACCACTGATCCTGTGTGGGTTCTTTTTTTAATCCGCCCCTGCCCCTGCTGtgtctgcagcacacacacacacacacacacacacacacacacacacacacacatgcaccaccCCCACACACTGCCAGCTTTAATCACTTAGATGACATgcatctctctcactccctctctctttctcttgccCTTCGCCTCCATCACTGCATCCAATGCAAGAGCCAAATAAATCGTATCATTCCGATTTACACGGCATGGCATCCCACGGGCTGCACCCGCACGGGCAATCCAGCAATTAAAGAGAGAAGAATAaacatcttgtgtgtgtttgagctcagcTGACTGTCCTCTGTGTTGCTGTCTGTTggcaggcatgtgtgtgtttgtgtgtgcgtgtgtgtgtgtgtgttctctgtagGATTAATAATTTAGATggatctgctgctggagaggacGCAGTATGGACTTGGCTCAAATTGTTGGCGGCTGCACCAGAGATTGATGCAAATTTGAGAAAGGTCACATcatgtagaagaagaagagaggatgtTTCTTttgcaacacaaacatttggttttaattggtctgtggattgtgtttgtgtcttgcaTAGTATGAAGACGTTAACTATTACATGTCTTGCAgttgtgtctgcgtgtgtgtgtgtgtgtctgtctctctgtgtatctgtgtgtgtgtgtgttgttgtgaatccAGCAGATCTCAGGCCTTAGATAAGCTCCCTAAAGTGGTTACATAAACCCCCGACAGACCACAGAACACGGGGATGCACataggagacacacacatgcacgcagagTGTAGATACACAATTTCTCCCGTTTCACTCCCATGATAAAACCTCTGTGGTTTGGCTTTGTTTGCATGACTAAACATCAGGTTGGCTAAAATTCCAGGGTCCTTGTTAAAGTGACATGGAATACACGTTTCAAAAATGTGAATTTGGAATGATGCATGTgaatctctcactctctgtctcccGCTGTATTTCTTTTTATCTTGTTCACACTCAAATACCCGCTTAAGCTTATAACTAACTTTAACTACCAACCTTTATTTCTTTAGTAACCCGGATTTCCTGTAGAAAATATAATCGTTTTTTCTTCCAgttcaattttttatttcatccgAGCTCACAAAGCTTCGTAACTCACTGGCCCTGCAGCACGGTTCTATGTCTGGGTTGTTTGTCATCTATGGAATAGTTACAATGTTATCACAAATCGAATTTTCCACTTTATATTTTTGAGAAATTTTGCAAACTATCTCTGACTGAGGAGTCAAATTGACCTAGGGTCATGAAATCAACCTTGTCGTGTGCAATTTGAATGAAATCATATTCCTGAACATAATGTGTGAGACTGTATGttcatgtaaagcactttgaattgccGTTGATTCTGAAatgtgatatataaatatatttgccTTGCCTCTATTAACATTGCTGCCTCTGCTGGCTGCCTATAGTAGCTGCACTGAGAAAATGTGTCATTTGCATTTGGGTTATGACATTTTTTGGTCACTACCCACTTTAATGGCCTAGTACATTACACCCACATGTTATTAAAAATTGTTTTGACTTTTCTgtgatataaataaacacactctcAGTCTGGTAGGGGGTCATTTATGGCTGATATTTGCTCCCTAATGAGTTAGCAGTATAAACTAACTCAAGATTATCTCGCCTAAGAACACTTGAGATGCAGGGGATCAAACCACGACTTTGGGTTTGCCACAGCAGCcccaatcaaatcaatcattgAAGAAACAGTGGAACTACAGTTTTGCTCCACTAATCACTGATCAGAGTCAGGCAGGgctggtgttcagctctctCTTCCCTTCAGTGCTGTAATTTGTTATAGTTTCTGGTAAGTTTTAGGAATTCAAAGATAGTTGCGGTGACTGGAAATCTGTCTTCACGTTTCACATTTCCAgtccagagaggaagagagtgcaCGGCAGAGGAATTAGTGAGGCAGGCAGCTCTCTTTATTGCAAGTATGACCTGCTTGTGTTTGTCATGGAGGCGTGCACTGCCATTGGTAAACATACAGTATGCCTCAAAGCCATGTCCTTTGCTCTGAAGACGCATCAACACAAGATATTTACATGCTGTTAAATTGGTCTGTCTCTTCCTATGGAACCATTTATGTAAGATAACGTGTTTAGATgacattaaaatacatgttaAGAGGCAGAGTTTGTTAATAAGACACAATATTTTTTTGAGTCAAGGAAGTCATTAGTAGGGTTCCATCAATGATGTCCAACAACCATGTATGACAGCACTTTATGTGTAAATTATTGATGTGGGCGTAAACGCACTCATAACAGGGAATTACCTACACCGCAAATTATCTACGGCAAAATCCATGATAGAAACCatagaaaatgttgtgttttcctctggAGTGAGACTGTGCGAGGTCACATGATACCTCAAATTCCATTATCAGAATTCTCAGCCCTACGTTGTGTCGCTGGCAGAAGCCTCCTGAGAGTCTGGGGTTGGTTTAAATCTGTTTTGGGGGCCTAGTCAGTTCACTCTCCTCAGTGGTTCCTTGCTTGTGTTGACGGAACAAGGCAAAGTGCGCCTCAAATAAAAATCAAGTACAAAAATTGACGATAATAGCCGACTGGTAAATACTTCCCAAAACATAACAGCATCGTCAGTATGAGGACTTATTCCATGTTAAAGCTCAGGTGTATAACTTCATACCTGACTGTACTTTCCCAGCTCTTACCTGCTGGTCTCTCCTCTGTATTCACTGACGGCTCTAACATGGTGATGACAATAGGGACACCTAGTGGTGTCATAGTGTATATCTTAAATTACAAGAAGACGGAtttggaaatgattgataacgAATTAGACAAACAGTAAATCATAATGAAAAGGTTAACTGCGGACATTAAGAAAGCACTTCTGCCTGATCTTTAGTGAGCTCCACTAAATATTTGAGTGGGAGGAGAAAGTAGAAAAAGCAGTttctcatttgttgtttttataatattCTAAAGAGCTGTCAATGAAGGAACCACAGATGCTGTGACAGCTGTTTTTTTAGGTTAGAGGAACATAAACAAACGTCCTGAAGCCGTTTACTCTGCTGTCATGAGATCAGATTGTTAAACTGATGCAAAACGCTGTTCCCCTTAAAgacaaaaagtataaataaataaatgaatatataaatgtagaaatacagaaacaaaatttagcaataaataaatgttattaaattatttaaaagtattattaaatttaatatattaaaattgtCAGATTCAACCATATATGCCAAGCACtactaattttaaatatttacctTATTGAAATGATGAATATTGATATTTTTAACCCCATCATTTGATTGTGGTCTTACTGAAGGACTTAAAATGGAATGTGTTCATCAGCTCTCGACGCCTGCAGCTGTAGTGATGTGTAACAACCGGGaaacacagtaaaacatttacAGAATTTTACTGCACAAATTTTTCGTCGTTCCATTGGTTTGTGCgtatatttttaaaacaatgacaaaGGCAGGTTGGAATGTTTATTAAAGGTTAGAATGTCGCTGGTCCGATTTCTCCTATTGACTCAAACCTGTGTGCGTTCAGCTGTGACTAACTTTTTATATCAGGTGGGAGTGGGAGTCACAGTCATGCTACACATTTTACCTGTGTGACGCTGccttatataaataaatctttgTAACACTCAAACTGCTTCTATTACCAAGTTGTGTAAATCATGTTTAGACTGACCTATATTTGTCCTCTACATGTGCCATGCATTACCTTccccactagagggcagcaggACCCGCTTGACTGTAGATCAATAATCAACTAATAGGAAGACCGTCTCAGTGAGGGAggggatttaaaaaatatacatggGACATTTTAACTAGTATTTGGCTTTAGCACAATCTGTAAatatacttttacttgtacttttacttactTATACCATGTTTTTTTTGACAGATTTTTAACTGGTTGCACGTTTAGGTAGTTTATTGTTCACAGTTTAAAGCACCTGAAATAATTAATTTCATCGTATTCAAAAAGTTAAATAGTTATCATTTGTATTTTTGGCTGTCAGCTGATGTCATTTTTTTGGGTTCTGTCAACTTGTGGTTGACATGGCAACTCATGGATTAAACTCAGTTAATCACTTATCATTAATTGTGTAGACAGACTACACAAAGATTCATGTAATCATAGTTGTGGAGGTTAACCAATACCAGATGAAATAATAACCTTCCTATTGAACTCCTTTCCTTAGTGTTCTACGGGTTGGTTGTATACGACTGATAAGACTGATACAGTTTCACAAAGTCTCATCTAAAAGTGTTTAAACTCATCCGAGctgatttctctttttctttagaTTATTTTCTAGTCTTGGAATAAACCGTATAATCACATCCCAGTGCCATTTCTACTGAAACAACACCGATACAACATCTGTGAAATCGCTgtggtttctgtctttgttgcAACCCAGGAGAGAGCTAGGGGGAGTGaaagtgtagtgtgtgtgtgttcctgcatgGGGtttcgggggggtgggggggggtggggggggtggaggaagAAATGTGAATGGTTTTTAAGTGGGAAAAGAGAACGGCACAGATGTGTGTGAGCCACAGTCCCTGTTGAGATgtttagtgtttgtttgttgtaccCGGCAGCCCCCTGGGAGCCTCTCAAGAGGTTATGGGTCATTATCGGGCTGGTGACAAAACTCTCTTACACAAGGAGAGGTGTGCGTGCTTAGCCAGTGTGTGACAAActacacacgttcacacacgttcacacaccttcacaccaTTGTCATGTGATTTTTCAACTTGATcaagctgtttttaaatcagtcCGCTCCTCGGAAACATCACCAGTAGATATCTCCTCTTTCCCCGAGTCACCTCTAGAATTTAAACCTGCATTCGCCTCGGTTTGAGCTCTCTCGCCACCTGCAAAGTACAGATGGTGCGTCCCGCCTCCGCAGACACCTGCTATGAAGTGCACTAAATGGCCATTAGTTGAGGGGGGGGGTCAGAAAATAACAAAGCCGCCAGTGAAAGTGCTGGCATGTCATATCATATACACATTAGCCCGGCCAGATGGCCAGCCTGCTGGAGGGAAAGTGACACTGTAATCATTAAAAGTCCTGTAGGTGGATTGTAATCATTTGTATTAAAGCATTTGTTTCGATATTTTTACTGGTGTTTATCACTTATGCTTCTTACTTTTGGTTTAATCACAATGTCAAACAAGCACATGCACACGTCCTGGTCGAGAAAGGTTTTATGTCCCaaaataatagtttttaatgTCAAGCACCTTTAATTTTCTGCCGTTTCCCTGATCTCAGACTTTCCTCCTCACGAGCTTCCAGTTCAAATCCctgtgttttgatatctgatGAAATGTAGGGTCGTGTCTTAGGGGGGAACAACACTTTGATCGCCTCCATTAACAGCGAGCTATGGGCTCTATTGAGCGCAGCGACTCGAGCTCCTTGAGGCAAAGGTTTGGCTGATTGCTCCTGACCCCCTGCTGTGCTTCCTCCCGTggccacacacacccacacactggcGTCTCCCTGGTGACCACGACAGCGCCGCAGGAATGTGGCTCGCTGTCTGGCCTTAAGGGCTGTTAACAACAGTTTAGTATTGTCCCCTCTCTTTTTAACCagtccacaaacaaacaagacacatgGGCACACTCCCGTCCATCACTTCAGAGACAAGGACCTGAAAAAGACATGTTGAGAATAGACATGTATACATCTGCCGTATAcagctctcgctctcgctctcatTCTCACTCTCATTCTCCTTTCTTTGTACACAATAGGCCTTTAGTTATCTACAGTCATGGATTCGGACAAGACTCAAAAGTATTCTATCCAGATATGCAACTGACCAAGTATTaaccagttttttttctttttctttgttttaagtTATCTTTTTGATACAGTCAAAACTACGAAAACTAATTCTcaagtttgtctgttttttctttattgaattCGATTGTAATATAAATGATAATACTGCTCAATCTTCTGATATTTCCAAAACCAAAGGATCATTTAAGCATTAATTGGCAGAtcaatcattacaatttcatcataaaatgatcaaatatatCTACCTCTAAAAGAAAAACTcctcttaaataaaaaaacgtcATTGTTGATCGTACATAGAGACTTGAGCTCTCCTGCATTAACCACAGGTTCGATTCCGACCTGGCCCTTTGCTGCACGTCAGTAAAGGCAAAATTCTCCCCAAAAAAATTGTAGTTTGCCCTGGGTTCTCATTTGGTGATGCATGTGAAGTTGCTATTGGTGATTTGTGTATCATGTGTATACATTGTCCATTACAGCTAGTGTCATTGTAGAAGTTAACGTATGAATCTCGTTTGTCTTTTACAGTGACTTTCTACCCTGACCTAGATGGAGAGATTGATTTTCTTGAGTCTGTCCtcgaaaaacaggaagtgaaagaggTCAAAACCCCAAAGAAGCAAATGCAACATCTTGGTGAGATCTTAAGAtacaaatctatatttaaaatgaCCCAGAAACgtatcacttcctgtttgagttCAGTTGTTTTACTTCAATTCAGTTTTTGCTGAATAGAATAATGTTTTTGTGCTGTTGCTTTTTGCTGCTTTGAAACCAGCGCCTCTCTTGGCTTTTTCCCCTGATGATAAATGATGAtaactctgtctcctctccctctctcagctgtCGTCACCTCCCAGTCAGTTGTTCAAAAGACCAAGACAGATGCCTCCAAACAGGAGCAGAAGAACCAGGCGCTTAATGGAAGAGCACATGCTGTCACCGCTGCCCCAGGCTCCGCCCTCTCTGACCCACCGACCCCCCAGCCCCGAGTCAGTGGAACTGAGGGCCGAGCGGCTCCCTTGTTGGTCCCAGCACCGGAGAATGACATGGTTTTCGTCAGTGAGTACGACTCGATGCTCTAAACACAGTGACACCTCAGGATGACCATAACTGCTGAATGCACTGAAATCAGCAAAGATAAATTTAATCAATATTCCCTCTTACGCCCCCTGTTCCCCTTCTTTTCTCCAATTTGTTTGTGTCGCTGAGCAGTTCTGATCTCGCTCAGTGTCACTGTTGGCATCGTGGCAGTAATCCTGGCAACTGTCTGCTACGTAAAGTAAGTCTGAACACATAGAGACATAATTAAAGCAAGATGAGGACCAACTTTCTAAACTACATTGGGTAAAAAAAATTGCTGATAAATACCTTAATAcggtaaatctgtgttttttgcaATTAGTTAAGTGGAAAATCCCAAATAATTTGATTGGTAcataaaactgtttaaaaattaaaatgttcacgATTTTTTTTCCCGAAGTTGGTAAATGTCCCGACCCAGAGTTTATTTTTGAGAACCAagtacacaacatgggtcagaGTTCACCTAATGCGGCCTCTACACCTAAATGAAATCTGCCTTTAGGCATTGTTGGTTGATTTAGGGAGACTAGGGTTTAGATTTTTCTTATTCTTCCATTTTCTTCCAGATTTATCTATAAACCTAGATTGTGATTACAAGTGTTTAAGTCCATTGGCTTATTCgtgtatcatcatcatctgtgaGTTGAAGTTGTAGGATTTTTTGAGGTCAGATGCAGGGAACAAGCGTCAGTATTGCCTGAGACTCAAATCACTCATGTCCCctacaggacagagagagaagcgcGTCTGGTAGAGAAGGTCGACTACCCTGCTTTCAGTGGGCCCAGCGCACCCCCCGCCCCCGACCCGGCCACAGGTTCCTCGGTAAGCAAACAGTCACCAGGTCATGAAGATGGATTATTTTTTGCACTTGCTGTATTTCAACTTCTCATTACTACTTCTCACttctcacttcttcttcttcttcttctccttttgcAATAACCCCGAGATATTTCAAGTTTCATTCACGTTGTGTCTCTTCTGTTTTCACCCACAGATGGGAGATAAGACTCTGGCCCAAAATGCTCAAATGTATCACTACCAACATCAGAAGCAGCAGATGCTTTCGATGGGAACgtgagtttttttctttttcttcactttctctctctctctctctctctctgtctgtcacgtatcctcttcctgtctctccccACTGACACCATCCTGTCTGCAAACTGAAGATGTTTAACCACCTTAGTTACTCAGTGCTAAACCTCagatatattttgtgtttttgtcagcaGTCACAAAACTGAACCTAAAGTCCTTGACAACGAGGTCACATCAGACGAGGAAGAGGTGGGAGGAGACTTCACAGTATACGAGTGTCCTGGACTTGCACCGgtgtgtagacacacacacatacacattaacacacactctcacacacactcgtatgAAACTCAtcttttctgctgtttgtttgatgccttttctttctcctcctcgaCAGACTGGAGAGATGGAAGTGAAGAACCCTCTCTTTGATGACTCCACTCTTCATTACCAGGGGAATCCCCAGTGAATGTTGAagactgaacacaaacacactcatgtgtaaccacacacacacacgtgcaggcATTATAGCCATTTCTCTGTAAGACACCACTGATCCAGGCAGATGATGAGGTTTataaaaatgattattttcctGTAGGCCTTTTTACTATAATCTACCCTGACTCTAGCTTTTAATACAAATGTACACTGGGttcctttttaatttatttctgaCTCTGTTTCCTGTCTAAATTAtatgctcccccccccctcaggtttGTCCCTATAGGTGTTCTGTCCTATTTATCTGTTAAAGTCTAATTTTAAACAACCACCTCGCGTTCCTTCATCACTTTCCTTCATTTCTGCAGCTATTTCCAAAGAATATGAGACAAAAGCAAACATAGGAAcatcacggacacacacattcGTAGGTAAAGCTGAAAACCAGGGGCCCTCCCTTGCATTTCCTGCAGAGCTAAAGTTTCCTTACAGATACCAAGGAAACCTTGAATGCTTATACTTCTGTAAAAGCTCCCTAACACAACAAGGTTAAGCTTTGAGAATGTTACCAGTGGTGTTGCTAATTCCATGTCATGTAAGCTGCACATAAAGATTTTAAGATgatagatataaagatatatatgtGAAAATGAAGTACTTGATGATATCTGTGTGCATGGTTTGACTGTACCGTGTGTTTAAATCATGGCAGAGCTTCAGCGAGTTACTCTCTGCCTGCGGGTTTGTACGCATCCTGTCGACGGAGGAGGAATGTACAGTAAAAAGTGACTTCTCAGCACTTGAATGCAATTTTAGAGACAAACTATACTGATGGATGTGTAGGAGGTAAATATCACTCTCTTGTATCGTCCCTCTTTCCTCTTGTCGGTACCAAGTTAACCTCGTGCTGCAAAATGTGCATACGAAGAGTGAAAGCATTCACCTTTTCTAGACATTTGTACATGCAGACCAAGGAAATAAAACTTTTTACCACACGTGAGAATGACTTTGtttgaccttttcttttttgtgtaatGCGTAGATTTAAACTATGGTTGGAGATTTATTAGAAGAgggtgtgagggagagagatcCCTGGGCAGATTCATACTGGGGACAACGGGGTTCACTGATCCCCCAGTTATTAAAAATCCAGTCATgaataagaaaagaaataacaaataaaacaaaatgggGGGTTATGTGTTCCTGCAATAGATTTTTTGACCTAAAAGCTCTAGTCCCATAAAAATATTGCAATGACAAGGCGGATGCCTTTGTTTTTTATGTACACTGCAGCAATTTGGGTCTAAGATTATAAGTaagttgtatgtgtgtgtttgtgagtgagtgtgtgtgcgtgtgtgtgtgtcggggagGGGATGGGACAGTGTTGTGTCCCCATTGAGCCACACAGGGCCATTAAAGCCCTTTGTGCCGGTGCACAGTGGAAGGAAGGCAGCCATTGGCCGGCAGATGAAAACCTTGAGCGGGTGGAGGGTCGCTGAAGGTGGGTGTCAAAGGCAGGGCCGTTAGGAAGAAAATCA encodes:
- the npdc1a gene encoding neural proliferation differentiation and control protein 1a isoform X1, which translates into the protein MLLLSSPRSGLLRRASLLPLAAVLLCVLSVSSGLPASHKCPHHIDCAKEGRHLCKPGSSRCGPCLSALQENEEGSCVEKRRHHQHVTFYPDLDGEIDFLESVLEKQEVKEVKTPKKQMQHLAVVTSQSVVQKTKTDASKQEQKNQALNGRAHAVTAAPGSALSDPPTPQPRVSGTEGRAAPLLVPAPENDMVFVILISLSVTVGIVAVILATVCYVKTEREARLVEKVDYPAFSGPSAPPAPDPATGSSMGDKTLAQNAQMYHYQHQKQQMLSMGTSHKTEPKVLDNEVTSDEEEVGGDFTVYECPGLAPTGEMEVKNPLFDDSTLHYQGNPQ
- the npdc1a gene encoding neural proliferation differentiation and control protein 1a isoform X2; protein product: MLLLSSPRSGLLRRASLLPLAAVLLCVLSVSSGLPASHKCPHHIDCAKEGRHLCKPGSSRCGPCLSALQENEEGSCVEKRRHHQHVTFYPDLDGEIDFLESVLEKQEVKEVKTPKKQMQHLAVVTSQSVVQKTKTDASKQEQKNQALNGRAHAVTAAPGSALSDPPTPQPRVSGTEGRAAPLLVPAPENDMVFVILISLSVTVGIVAVILATVCYVKTEREARLVEKVDYPAFSGPSAPPAPDPATGSSMGDKTLAQNAQMYHYQHQKQQMLSMGTHKTEPKVLDNEVTSDEEEVGGDFTVYECPGLAPTGEMEVKNPLFDDSTLHYQGNPQ